From Kwoniella shandongensis chromosome 2, complete sequence, the proteins below share one genomic window:
- a CDS encoding phenylalanine-tRNA ligase yields MSARLALAPRLTLASTRRVFQPPPAIYLSRKPFTSLRFQSTSTSTSSSSSSSAPRQPYVVNGQTYQLDEWSNTPPSILSKVNRNIHRLPSHPISILRQIVEDHFSSHTALSPSTPIVSVHQNFDELGFPPDHPGRSLTDSYYLNKEYMLRTHTSAHEVESYRRGLDKWLLSADVYRRDEIDSSHYPVFHQMEGTSVWSLDQLHTLPELNKELAAQLEKCPIQIEDNTKISPSNPYQAHHDPIHAEQITQNLKHSLNSLIFRLFGKQATKDGEPLRVRWIEAYFPFTTPSYEVEVWWEGEWLELLGCGVVMQKTLDQAGVPDKAGWAFGLGLERLSMVLFSIPDIRLFWTQDPRFHTQFSAGKISTFKPYSRYPPCYKDMSFWLPQGAISDTAGKGSGSVAGGGGVSAAGGKGRVFHENDYCEIVREVAGDLVETVTLIDEFTHPKTSRQSKCYRLNYRHMDRSLSNEEVNELQQKVQDRVVEEMGIEMR; encoded by the exons ATGAGCGCCCGACTCGCACTCGCTCCCCGATTGACACTCGCCTCAACACGGCGAGTGTTCCAACCACCACCCGCGATCTACCTGTCCCGGAAACCCTTCACTTCCCTTCGCTTCCaatcgacctcgacctcgacctcgagctcgtcctcttcgtctgcaCCCCGACAACCGTACGTTGTCAATGGCCAGACATACCAACTTGATGAATGGTCCAATACCCCTCCGTCTATACTATCGAAAGTTAACCGAAATATTCATCGtctcccttcccatcccatctcgatCCTCCGTCAAATCGTCGAAGACCATTTCTCCTCCCACACTGCATTATCCCCTTCTACACCTATCGTATCCGTTCATCAAAATTTCGACGAATTAGGTTTCCCCCCCGATCATCCCGGACGATCATTGACTGACAGTTATTATCTCAACAAAGAATACATGTTACGAACACATACCTCTGCTCATGAAGTAGAGAGTTATCGTCGCGGTCTAGATAAATGGTTATTGTCTGCCGACGTTTATAGGCGTGACGAAATCGATTCGTCACATTATCCGGTATTCCATCAGATGGAAGGAACGTCCGTCTGGTCCCTTGATCAACTTCATACTTTACCAGAACTCAACAAGGAATTAGCTGCTCAATTGGAAAAATGTCCAATCCAAATAGAGGACAATACGAAAATATCGCCTTCGAACCCTTATCAAGCGCATCATGATCCGATTCACGCAGAACAAATCACACAGAATCTCAAACATTCTCTGAATAGTTTGATTTTTAGATTGTTTGGGAAACAAGCGACGAAAGATGGTGAACCGTTGAGAGTTAGATGGATCGAGGCGTATTTCCCATTCACGACACCGAGTTACGAGGTGGAAGTttggtgggaaggagaatggTTGGAATTGTTGGGATGTGGTGTTGTCATGCAAAAGACATTGGATCaggctg GTGTACCCGACAAAGCCGGTTGGGCTTTCGGACTCGGTCTCGAGCGACTATCCATGGtcctcttctcgataccTGATATCCGTCTATTCTGGACCCAAGACCCACGATTCCATACCCAATTCTCCGCTGGCAAAATATCAACCTTCAAGCCTTATTCGAGATACCCACCATGTTATAAGGATATGAGCTTCTGGTTGCCCCAGGGTGCGATATCCGACACCGCGGGTAAAGGGAGCGGGAGCGttgctggaggtggaggagttAGTGCTgctggagggaaggggagggtGTTCCATGAGAATGATTATTGTGAGATTGTGAGGGAAGTTGCAGGTGATTTGGTAGAGACCGTCACTCTT ATTGACGAGTTCACGCATCCTAAAACATCACGTCAGAGTAAATGTTATAGACTCAACTATCGACATATGGACAGATCATTATCGAACGAAGAGGTAAATGAGCTACAGCAGAAAGTACAAGATAGAgtagtggaagagatggggaTTGAGATGAGATAG